Proteins encoded together in one Asterias rubens chromosome 4, eAstRub1.3, whole genome shotgun sequence window:
- the LOC117289195 gene encoding cytochrome b5-like isoform X2, whose translation MSETKTYTLKEIKDHKTSQDIWIVIHNKVYDITKFLDDHPGGEEVLLEQGGVSATESFEDVGHSADARELMKDYLIGDLAEADWETSVTSNTGPVAPDSGSGSGENSQTNQAESKCSCTLS comes from the exons ATGTCGGAGACAAAGACATATACGTTAAAAGAAATCAAGGACCACAAAACCAGCCAGGATATATGGATTGTAATTCACAACAAAGTTTACGACATTACGAAATTCTTGGACGAT CATCCTGGTGGTGAAGAAGTACTTCTTGAACAAGGAG GAGTCTCAGCAACAGAATCCTTTGAAGATGTGGGACATTCTGCAGACGCAAGAGAACTTATGAAAGATTACCTTATCGGAGATCTAGCAGAG GCGGACTGGGAAACATCAGTAACG tCTAACACAGGACCTGTCGCACCGGACTCGGGTTCAGGAAG TGGTGAAAACAGTCAGACAAATCAGGCCGAATCAAAATG tAGCTGCACTCTCTCTTAA
- the LOC117289195 gene encoding cytochrome b5-like isoform X3: protein MSETKTYTLKEIKDHKTSQDIWIVIHNKVYDITKFLDDHPGGEEVLLEQGGVSATESFEDVGHSADARELMKDYLIGDLAEADWETSVTSNTGPVAPDSGSGSGENSQTNQAESKCCTLS, encoded by the exons ATGTCGGAGACAAAGACATATACGTTAAAAGAAATCAAGGACCACAAAACCAGCCAGGATATATGGATTGTAATTCACAACAAAGTTTACGACATTACGAAATTCTTGGACGAT CATCCTGGTGGTGAAGAAGTACTTCTTGAACAAGGAG GAGTCTCAGCAACAGAATCCTTTGAAGATGTGGGACATTCTGCAGACGCAAGAGAACTTATGAAAGATTACCTTATCGGAGATCTAGCAGAG GCGGACTGGGAAACATCAGTAACG tCTAACACAGGACCTGTCGCACCGGACTCGGGTTCAGGAAG TGGTGAAAACAGTCAGACAAATCAGGCCGAATCAAAATG CTGCACTCTCTCTTAA
- the LOC117289195 gene encoding cytochrome b5-like isoform X4 — translation MSETKTYTLKEIKDHKTSQDIWIVIHNKVYDITKFLDDHPGGEEVLLEQGGVSATESFEDVGHSADARELMKDYLIGDLAEADWETSVTSNTGPVAPDSGSGSSCTLS, via the exons ATGTCGGAGACAAAGACATATACGTTAAAAGAAATCAAGGACCACAAAACCAGCCAGGATATATGGATTGTAATTCACAACAAAGTTTACGACATTACGAAATTCTTGGACGAT CATCCTGGTGGTGAAGAAGTACTTCTTGAACAAGGAG GAGTCTCAGCAACAGAATCCTTTGAAGATGTGGGACATTCTGCAGACGCAAGAGAACTTATGAAAGATTACCTTATCGGAGATCTAGCAGAG GCGGACTGGGAAACATCAGTAACG tCTAACACAGGACCTGTCGCACCGGACTCGGGTTCAGGAAG tAGCTGCACTCTCTCTTAA
- the LOC117289195 gene encoding cytochrome b5-like isoform X1 → MSETKTYTLKEIKDHKTSQDIWIVIHNKVYDITKFLDDHPGGEEVLLEQGGVSATESFEDVGHSADARELMKDYLIGDLAEADWETSVTSNTGPVAPDSGSGSNLAQWIIPTIVALGVALLYRFYIAGN, encoded by the exons ATGTCGGAGACAAAGACATATACGTTAAAAGAAATCAAGGACCACAAAACCAGCCAGGATATATGGATTGTAATTCACAACAAAGTTTACGACATTACGAAATTCTTGGACGAT CATCCTGGTGGTGAAGAAGTACTTCTTGAACAAGGAG GAGTCTCAGCAACAGAATCCTTTGAAGATGTGGGACATTCTGCAGACGCAAGAGAACTTATGAAAGATTACCTTATCGGAGATCTAGCAGAG GCGGACTGGGAAACATCAGTAACG tCTAACACAGGACCTGTCGCACCGGACTCGGGTTCAGGAAG TAATTTAGCCCAGTGGATCATTCCAACCATCGTCGCCCTCGGTGTTGCGCTTCTTTACCGCTTCTACATTGCTGGAAACTGA
- the LOC117289195 gene encoding cytochrome b5-like isoform X5: MSETKTYTLKEIKDHKTSQDIWIVIHNKVYDITKFLDDHPGGEEVLLEQGGVSATESFEDVGHSADARELMKDYLIGDLAEADWETSVTSNTGPVAPDSGSGSCTLS, from the exons ATGTCGGAGACAAAGACATATACGTTAAAAGAAATCAAGGACCACAAAACCAGCCAGGATATATGGATTGTAATTCACAACAAAGTTTACGACATTACGAAATTCTTGGACGAT CATCCTGGTGGTGAAGAAGTACTTCTTGAACAAGGAG GAGTCTCAGCAACAGAATCCTTTGAAGATGTGGGACATTCTGCAGACGCAAGAGAACTTATGAAAGATTACCTTATCGGAGATCTAGCAGAG GCGGACTGGGAAACATCAGTAACG tCTAACACAGGACCTGTCGCACCGGACTCGGGTTCAGGAAG CTGCACTCTCTCTTAA